A window from Hallerella porci encodes these proteins:
- a CDS encoding DUF5662 family protein: MLHFLGHFLTITKHRHEVIRLCFRAGIGFQGLFHDLSKYSLTEFLPGAKFYTGKESPNNGERRSYGFSLAWMHHKGRNKHHFEYWYDYEMATKKIVPVDMPDRYIKEMFCDRIAASKTYNRENYTQDSPLRYLLNSTAQEKMTDTTYRKLLFLLKMLAEKGEEKTFAYLKSHKNLEF, encoded by the coding sequence ATGCTTCATTTCTTGGGACATTTTTTGACAATCACAAAACACCGCCACGAAGTCATTCGACTTTGCTTTCGCGCGGGAATTGGATTTCAAGGATTGTTTCACGATTTGTCAAAGTATTCGCTGACGGAATTTTTACCGGGCGCAAAATTTTACACCGGAAAAGAATCGCCGAATAATGGCGAGCGTCGCAGTTACGGTTTTAGCCTTGCGTGGATGCATCACAAAGGCAGAAACAAACATCACTTTGAATATTGGTACGATTATGAAATGGCGACGAAAAAAATCGTTCCCGTTGATATGCCGGACCGTTATATCAAAGAAATGTTCTGCGATCGCATCGCAGCTTCGAAAACATACAACCGCGAAAATTATACACAAGATTCTCCGTTGCGCTATTTGTTGAATAGCACCGCCCAAGAAAAAATGACGGATACGACTTACCGCAAACTTTTGTTTTTACTGAAAATGCTCGCAGAAAAAGGCGAAGAGAAAACCTTCGCCTATTTGAAATCGCACAAAAATTTGGAATTTTAA
- a CDS encoding carboxymuconolactone decarboxylase family protein, producing MKSPLLFLGSLMMTTFATAKISAENALTEREQGIVQIAAFAANGNLEKLKTAVDESLDAGLTVNEAGEVFLQLYAYAGFPRSLNAQNVLNAVVQERESKKKKTIFGVPPEKVPSENRYAVGREQINKIFGYNAKQNRPTEMGYATTTDVFLKEHLFSDIIQRNNLKVEERELATVSMLAALFNVNPQLKAHIHGALTIGNSEEKLRGLIQIFAKKVGKKEAKNAEAVLAQVLKEQKETKIPAEEEKPAIPREAQISAFAVGNSNDAYAQYFIGKSYLASLNRDEVSISNVTFEPGCRNNWHIHHQSGQILIVVGGTGWYQEWGKPAQKLRPGDVVHIPPEVKHWHGATKDSWFAHLALSLPGENHTNEWLEEVSDAEYLKLK from the coding sequence ATGAAATCTCCCCTTCTCTTCTTAGGAAGCTTGATGATGACCACTTTTGCCACAGCAAAAATTTCCGCCGAAAACGCTCTCACGGAGCGCGAACAAGGCATTGTTCAAATCGCCGCCTTTGCAGCAAACGGCAATTTGGAAAAATTAAAAACCGCAGTCGACGAATCGCTCGACGCTGGACTTACCGTAAACGAAGCGGGCGAAGTCTTTTTACAGCTTTACGCTTACGCAGGATTTCCGCGAAGTTTAAATGCGCAAAATGTGTTGAACGCAGTCGTCCAAGAACGCGAAAGTAAAAAGAAGAAAACGATTTTCGGCGTTCCCCCCGAAAAAGTTCCAAGCGAAAATCGCTACGCTGTCGGCCGCGAACAAATCAACAAAATTTTCGGCTACAACGCAAAACAAAATCGCCCGACCGAAATGGGTTACGCGACGACGACCGATGTTTTCTTAAAAGAGCATCTTTTCTCGGATATTATTCAGCGAAATAATTTAAAAGTCGAAGAACGCGAACTCGCCACCGTTTCGATGCTCGCCGCTCTTTTCAATGTGAATCCGCAATTAAAAGCCCACATTCACGGTGCGCTCACCATCGGAAATTCCGAAGAAAAATTGCGCGGTTTAATTCAAATCTTTGCAAAAAAAGTCGGCAAAAAAGAAGCGAAAAATGCCGAAGCAGTTCTCGCTCAAGTTTTAAAAGAACAGAAAGAAACAAAAATTCCGGCGGAAGAAGAAAAGCCCGCAATTCCTCGTGAAGCGCAAATTTCTGCATTCGCCGTGGGCAATTCCAACGATGCTTACGCCCAATATTTCATCGGGAAAAGTTACTTGGCTTCGCTCAACCGCGACGAAGTTTCTATTTCCAATGTCACCTTTGAACCGGGATGTCGCAACAACTGGCACATTCATCATCAAAGCGGACAAATTTTAATCGTCGTCGGCGGCACGGGCTGGTATCAAGAATGGGGAAAGCCAGCGCAAAAACTGCGCCCCGGTGACGTCGTCCATATTCCGCCCGAAGTCAAGCACTGGCATGGCGCCACAAAAGATTCTTGGTTTGCGCATCTCGCCCTTTCGCTTCCGGGAGAAAATCACACAAACGAATGGCTCGAAGAAGTTTCGGATGCCGAATACTTAAAATTGAAATAG
- a CDS encoding DUF3990 domain-containing protein — MILYHGSNTDIINIDLTKCKPYKDFGKGFYLTDIKEQAFKMANRVAKIYGGIPIVNIYEIENDFQLKNFLSIKNFGKKTTAEWATFVMNNRNKNFQDIQNLLCNKDCKYDIVIGPVADDNMALLFRQFENELIDFQTLLNGMIYKETSSQYSFHTQRAAELLNKIGISK, encoded by the coding sequence ATGATTTTATATCATGGAAGCAACACTGATATAATCAATATTGACCTCACAAAATGTAAGCCTTATAAAGATTTTGGAAAAGGATTTTATCTAACAGATATCAAAGAGCAAGCATTCAAAATGGCTAATCGAGTTGCCAAAATTTATGGTGGAATACCGATTGTAAATATCTATGAAATAGAAAATGATTTTCAATTAAAAAATTTTCTTTCTATAAAAAATTTTGGAAAAAAGACTACAGCAGAATGGGCAACATTCGTGATGAATAATCGAAATAAAAATTTTCAAGATATTCAAAATTTGCTCTGTAATAAAGACTGCAAATACGATATTGTTATTGGTCCCGTAGCCGATGACAATATGGCTCTTTTATTTCGCCAATTTGAAAATGAACTCATTGACTTTCAAACATTGTTAAATGGAATGATTTATAAAGAAACTTCTTCGCAATATTCATTTCACACCCAAAGAGCTGCAGAACTTTTAAATAAAATCGGGATTTCAAAATGA
- a CDS encoding DUF3791 domain-containing protein: MMNQKNEIAFAIACVNDFAKTFQLKTKEAFQYLFQFKGIKFLKENYEIEHTLSIENVVEDLSIFCRRHGGKL, encoded by the coding sequence ATGATGAATCAAAAAAATGAAATTGCATTTGCTATTGCCTGTGTTAATGATTTTGCAAAAACTTTCCAATTAAAAACAAAAGAAGCATTTCAATATTTATTTCAATTCAAAGGAATCAAATTTCTTAAAGAAAATTATGAAATTGAACACACTTTATCCATTGAAAATGTTGTAGAAGATTTATCCATTTTCTGTCGTCGTCATGGAGGGAAATTATGA
- a CDS encoding nucleoside recognition domain-containing protein — MVLNVIWILFFFGAFIGCVVQWLALGNTGIFNTTILAAFDMSKTAFEIALGLTGVLSLWLGILKIGEKAGAVQILAKIVQPLFSRLFPEIPKGHPVVGTMLMNLSANMLGLDNAATPMGLKAMKQLQELNPNADKEVASDSQILFLVLNASGLTLIPVSIMTYRAQMGAANPSDVFLPLLLATFFSTIAGIIAISFFQKIKLKDPVTLLWLGGLSAVVIATLAYFSHLSAEALGTTSLFISGFILFAVIISFLGLAVYKKVRAYEAFVEGAKEGFQTAVMVIPYLVAILVGVAVFRASGAMDLVLSGVSHLLGLFGIGNDIVPALPTAIMKPLSGSGARGMMIDTMKTFGPDSFPGRLSSIFQGAADTTFYIIAVYFGSVGVRKTRHAVTCALIADFVGIIAAIAIAYIFFPPN; from the coding sequence ATGGTTTTGAACGTCATTTGGATACTCTTCTTTTTCGGTGCATTTATTGGCTGCGTTGTCCAATGGCTTGCGCTCGGAAATACGGGAATTTTCAACACGACAATTCTCGCTGCATTTGATATGTCCAAGACGGCGTTCGAAATCGCTCTCGGGCTCACAGGCGTTTTAAGCTTGTGGCTCGGGATTTTAAAAATCGGAGAGAAAGCTGGCGCTGTACAAATTCTCGCAAAAATTGTGCAGCCTCTTTTCTCTCGGCTCTTTCCCGAAATTCCAAAGGGTCATCCCGTCGTCGGGACAATGCTCATGAACTTGAGCGCAAATATGCTCGGGCTCGATAACGCTGCAACGCCGATGGGGCTCAAAGCGATGAAGCAACTGCAAGAGCTCAATCCTAACGCCGACAAAGAAGTCGCAAGCGATTCGCAAATTCTCTTTCTCGTTTTGAACGCAAGCGGTCTTACCCTTATTCCTGTAAGCATTATGACTTACCGCGCCCAAATGGGAGCCGCCAATCCTTCGGATGTTTTTCTGCCGCTTTTACTCGCCACATTTTTCAGCACCATCGCAGGCATTATCGCAATTAGCTTTTTTCAAAAAATTAAACTCAAAGATCCCGTAACCCTTTTATGGCTCGGCGGACTTTCTGCTGTTGTTATCGCAACTCTCGCTTACTTTAGCCATTTATCCGCCGAAGCTCTCGGCACAACGAGCCTTTTCATCAGCGGTTTCATTCTCTTCGCCGTGATTATTTCTTTTTTAGGACTTGCCGTTTACAAAAAAGTGCGCGCATATGAAGCATTCGTCGAAGGCGCAAAAGAAGGATTTCAAACCGCGGTCATGGTCATTCCCTACTTGGTCGCAATTCTCGTCGGCGTTGCCGTTTTCCGCGCAAGCGGTGCGATGGATTTAGTATTGAGCGGAGTTTCGCATCTTCTCGGACTTTTCGGCATCGGAAACGATATCGTTCCCGCTCTCCCGACTGCGATTATGAAACCTCTCAGCGGAAGCGGTGCCCGCGGCATGATGATCGATACGATGAAAACTTTCGGTCCCGATAGTTTCCCCGGTCGTTTAAGCAGCATTTTCCAAGGTGCTGCCGACACAACCTTCTACATTATCGCCGTTTACTTTGGCTCCGTCGGCGTTCGCAAAACTCGCCACGCCGTCACTTGCGCCCTCATCGCAGACTTCGTCGGCATTATCGCCGCAATCGCAATCGCCTACATTTTCTTTCCCCCGAATTAA
- the thrC gene encoding threonine synthase, whose protein sequence is MKPFHACFQNINGNDTYPLDEVIYRSKVDGSLLEVHHDREALAERSPEEWKKLFAERRMSFKPADMSGVWSKREMVLPEIPEEDIVTLREGFSPLFDASALAKEIGLKKLWVKLCGNSHTGSFKDLGMTVLVSQVNSMIKRGKQIDAVACASTGDTSAALSAFTAKAGIPSIVFLPRGKTSVAQLIQPISNGSIVLALDTDFDGCMKIVQQVTADNRIYLANSMNSLRVEGQKTISPEICQELGWRVPDTIIIPGGNLGNVSALAKGFDDCLAMGLIDKKPRIVLAQAENANPFYQAYKRGFDKLVPVQAKKTLASAIQIGNPVSYPKAERAIKNYNGVVVDVSEDELANAAERGDKVGLYACPHTGVALGALLKLCANGTIDKDEEVVVISTAHGLKFTEFKVAYHKKELEGIVSQYANPIFEAPAEIGPVMDILKKEMAARRR, encoded by the coding sequence ATGAAGCCTTTCCACGCTTGTTTTCAAAACATTAACGGAAACGATACGTATCCGCTGGACGAAGTCATTTATCGCAGCAAAGTCGATGGCAGCCTTTTGGAAGTGCACCACGACCGCGAAGCGCTCGCAGAACGTTCTCCCGAAGAATGGAAAAAGCTTTTTGCAGAACGCCGCATGAGCTTTAAGCCTGCCGATATGAGCGGCGTTTGGAGCAAGCGCGAAATGGTTCTTCCCGAAATTCCCGAAGAAGATATCGTCACCCTCCGCGAAGGTTTTAGTCCGCTTTTTGACGCAAGCGCTCTCGCCAAAGAAATCGGACTCAAAAAACTTTGGGTAAAACTCTGCGGAAACTCGCACACCGGAAGCTTTAAAGATCTCGGCATGACCGTGCTCGTAAGCCAAGTAAATTCGATGATTAAACGCGGCAAACAAATTGACGCCGTCGCTTGCGCAAGTACCGGCGACACATCGGCTGCGCTTTCGGCATTCACCGCAAAAGCTGGCATTCCGAGCATCGTATTTCTTCCCCGCGGAAAGACGAGCGTCGCCCAGTTAATTCAGCCGATTTCTAACGGCAGCATTGTTCTCGCTCTCGATACCGACTTTGACGGCTGCATGAAAATTGTGCAACAAGTCACCGCCGACAATCGCATTTATTTGGCGAACTCGATGAACAGCCTCCGCGTCGAAGGTCAAAAAACAATTTCTCCAGAAATTTGCCAAGAACTCGGCTGGCGCGTGCCCGATACCATTATCATCCCCGGCGGCAATTTGGGAAATGTCAGCGCTCTCGCCAAAGGATTTGACGATTGCCTCGCAATGGGACTTATTGACAAAAAGCCGCGCATCGTTTTGGCTCAAGCCGAAAACGCCAACCCGTTCTACCAAGCTTACAAACGCGGATTTGATAAACTCGTTCCCGTTCAAGCGAAGAAGACTCTCGCAAGCGCTATTCAAATCGGCAATCCGGTGAGCTATCCGAAAGCAGAACGCGCCATCAAAAATTATAACGGCGTCGTCGTCGATGTTTCCGAAGATGAACTCGCAAACGCAGCAGAACGCGGCGACAAAGTCGGTCTTTACGCTTGCCCGCATACCGGCGTCGCTCTCGGTGCTCTCTTAAAACTCTGCGCAAACGGAACGATTGACAAAGATGAAGAAGTCGTCGTCATCAGCACAGCGCACGGTTTGAAATTTACCGAATTCAAAGTCGCCTATCACAAGAAAGAACTCGAAGGCATCGTTTCGCAATATGCGAACCCGATTTTCGAAGCGCCCGCAGAAATCGGACCTGTGATGGACATTTTGAAAAAAGAAATGGCAGCACGGAGACGCTAA
- a CDS encoding DUF4912 domain-containing protein → MDSKKKASAKAKVEKLKAISQKAESKVAELKNASSKAKTKVKTKVEEIKKTVAKNAAVKSSALKKTVASKVSSAAEKVEKSVSKVAAKAKAAEKVVEKAAVKAEKSSEKAVEKVVAKAQKAAKPATKTAKVVKAAKAEKSAEELSPEYLALMQRDPNFLHAFWDVKKEHLEKTLEDGDVLVLRLYDVSSDLTVRKNKKRKFEEKFREIEVPADAKSWYVQNREAVSFRATLGAKTQAGEFKPLVEAPAMQVFSYDAVKNSAKNSDSVFFKASLGSAGIGGFGSSGLSSQTVASWLEHLASSSESFFSGSISSGSILSSGELAKQALQPSPDTVNYGKDFFLWVKTRLIVYGGTRPDAHLQVRGEPFPLNPDGTFSFEQDLPDSTQIIPVFATDKDGDFPTTIVPIVVKRTE, encoded by the coding sequence ATGGACTCGAAAAAGAAAGCTTCTGCTAAGGCAAAGGTCGAAAAGCTGAAGGCGATTTCGCAGAAAGCGGAATCCAAAGTAGCGGAATTAAAAAACGCTTCGAGCAAAGCAAAGACCAAGGTAAAGACCAAGGTTGAAGAAATCAAGAAGACTGTGGCGAAGAATGCTGCAGTCAAGTCCAGCGCACTGAAGAAAACGGTCGCATCGAAGGTTTCATCGGCGGCAGAAAAAGTGGAAAAGTCTGTTTCGAAAGTCGCAGCGAAAGCAAAAGCCGCAGAAAAAGTCGTCGAAAAGGCTGCGGTGAAAGCGGAAAAATCTTCGGAAAAAGCCGTTGAAAAAGTCGTCGCAAAGGCACAGAAAGCAGCAAAGCCTGCAACGAAAACGGCGAAAGTTGTGAAAGCCGCGAAGGCAGAAAAATCGGCCGAAGAACTTTCTCCGGAATATCTCGCATTAATGCAGCGCGATCCGAACTTCCTCCACGCATTCTGGGATGTGAAAAAAGAACATCTCGAAAAGACGCTGGAAGATGGCGACGTTTTAGTACTTCGTTTGTATGATGTTTCGTCGGACTTGACCGTCCGCAAAAACAAGAAGCGTAAATTCGAAGAAAAATTCCGCGAAATTGAAGTGCCCGCCGATGCAAAAAGTTGGTACGTGCAAAACCGCGAAGCGGTTTCTTTCCGCGCAACTCTCGGCGCAAAAACGCAAGCCGGTGAATTTAAGCCTCTCGTCGAAGCGCCTGCGATGCAGGTCTTCAGCTACGATGCGGTGAAAAATTCGGCGAAGAATTCCGATAGCGTTTTCTTCAAAGCATCTCTCGGCAGTGCCGGAATCGGTGGCTTTGGAAGCTCGGGTCTTTCGAGTCAAACTGTAGCGTCTTGGCTTGAACATCTCGCGAGTTCTTCGGAATCTTTCTTCTCGGGTTCGATTTCGAGCGGTTCCATTCTTTCTTCGGGCGAACTTGCGAAGCAAGCGTTGCAACCGAGTCCGGATACCGTCAATTACGGAAAGGATTTCTTCCTCTGGGTCAAGACTCGTTTAATCGTTTACGGTGGAACTCGTCCGGATGCGCATTTACAAGTCCGCGGCGAACCGTTCCCGCTCAACCCCGATGGAACATTCTCCTTCGAACAAGATTTGCCGGATTCGACGCAGATTATTCCTGTTTTCGCAACCGATAAAGACGGCGATTTCCCGACGACGATTGTACCTATCGTTGTGAAACGCACCGAGTAA